Below is a window of Polyangiaceae bacterium DNA.
CATGCATGAGCCGCAGAGCCGCAGAGCCGCAGAGCCGCAGAATGGCCGATGGGTCCTCGCCGCCGTCATCGTTCTGATGGTGGCGCTCGCGCCTTCTCGTGCTCTCGGGCAGATCAACGTCGCGCTGACCGAACCCGGCGGGTGGACAGTTCGATTGGGGCGCGTTCCGTATCAACGTCGATGCCATCCGCAACATCCAGCCGGGGCTCTTGCCGCACCAGTCCCTCCCGGGAGCGGCGATCGACGCGCTGGACCTCAGCACCCACGAGTACTTCCACGCCCTGCAGGTCGCGTGGGGGCGAGAGGTCCCGACCAGCAACGTCCACATCAACGGCTTCATCAGCGAGGGGCTCACCTCGTCCGTCGAGCACAACCTCTGCCTCGCCGGCTTCCCCGGCGCGAGTGGCTACCCGGCGACGGACGTCCGCCGTACCTGTGTCTCGGCGGGGAAGCTGGAGACGAAGCCGAAATCCCGGGGGCCTTACACCAGCGACGAGCTGTTCACGATCCCCGCGCTGGACATGCTGAAACGCGAGTACGAGTCGGCGCTGTTCTGGCGGTACCTGCAGGAGCAGTTCTCGTACACGGTGGGGCAGCCTCCTCATCCGTCGGGACCCCCCTCTGGAATCGAGCGCAAGACCTCGACGCTCGACCAGCGCTCATCGGACGAAGGTATCGATCTGGTCGGCCAGATGTTCCTCGGTTTCGCGGAGCAGTCCTCCGCCAAGCTCTCGACACCCACGGCCATCAACAAGGTGCTCACCGGTCTCCTGGGCCGGAGCCTCGGCGATGCCATGTTCGACTTCCACACCGCGCTGGTGCTCAAGGAGTACACGGACACCGACCCGCGCTGGCGCTTCGAGTGGACGCACGGCTACGGGTTCCACAGCGCCATCCCGCTCTCGGACGGTAAGCCGTTCGTGATCGGTCCGCAGCTCACCAACAACACCTGCGACGTTGCCCTCAACGACCCCTGCGACAATTTGCCGCGAGCGTTCCGAATCATCGACACCTGGCAGCCCGGGCCGACGAAGAAGGAGCTCCCGGCGGGTGCCGGCGTCTCGAGCGTTCAGCCGGCCGGCGTCGGAGCGCGCGGTGCCGCGTTCCTGTCGGTGCGACCTGCGCCGGGTTGGGTCGGCAAGAAGCTCTACTTCCGGCGGAGGTGCTCCCGGAGTCCAACGGGCCTCGCATCCGGGTGTTTCTGAATCGACCGCCAGTCGTCCACCCAGCTCGTCCCCAAGCCGGTTTGTCAGCTCGGATCGGACGGCGAGTGTCCAGGGTGCAGCTCTCGACCGGCTCGCTCTTCTTCGGCGTCCCGGTGACGGTCGGGGCGAGCACGGAGGAAGTCGTCGGGTGGTCAGCGGCGGCTGGGGTCCGTCGAACTTCACCTGGTCGTTCGGCCCGGTCTCGGAGCAGCTCGCCATCGTCGATCCCGTTCAGGCGACTCCGGCGTTCGCGGGCAACAAGTTCGCGCGCAAGAAGTTCCTGGTGAAGCTGAGCTACCGCGATGCGGAGAACCACCCCATCCCGCTGCAGAACGTGTCCCCGAGGACTATGACGTCAGCGTGCCCAACTGCGCGGCGGCTGGCACGACGGGCTGCAAGCTGGAGCCGTGGGTGGACTTCTACCCGTTTCGCTGACGGGCGGGAACGTGCTGATGGTCACGTCGCTGCCGGCGGCGTTCTACCCGGCAGTCGCGAGCGATCTGGACCTCCAGGTATCCATCAACGGCACCAAGGCGTCGGCGCCCGGAGCGATCAAGATCGGGCTCGGGTCGGAGGCCGTCGTGTTGGCCCTCGACCGGAGCGGCAGCATGCTGGGCGATCGACTCGAAGCGGCCAAGGTCGCTGCACAGGTTCTGGTCGACTCCTTCGCCCCTGCGAGCGGATTCCCGACCACTTCCGCGGGCGTCGTCACGTACGGGAACGACGCCACCACGCTGCCGATCGGGCCGAGTGGCATGGAGTTCGTCGGGGTCGGCAACGTGGCCGCGATCAAGTCGGAGATCGGGAAGGTCTCCGCATTTGGCGCGACCAGCATCGGCGACGGGCTGCTCGAGGCGCAGTCCCTGTTGGCGCTCCGCTACGACCCGCCCGCGACGCTGACCGCGGACCGCCATCTGATCGTCGTGCTGTCTGACGGCAAGAACCCGCCGCCGCCGATCCAGCTGCATACCACCTCGCAGCCCAACCACCCGCGGGCGACGGCAACGGTCCGTGGCCGAGTCTCCCCTGGGCAGGAAGCCGCGCGGCGGAGTGCCCGGCCTCCGGCTCCCCGTCGTTTCGAGCATCGCCTTCGGACAGGACGCCGACCTCTCGGAGCTCGATCACCTGGCGCGGCTCACCGACGGTACCCTGGTGTACGCGCCGAATCCGCCGACGTCGCTCGCGCTCGCGACCCTCGATGTCTCCGACGCGATGCTCTCGGCCTACGGAACCAGCTCCTGTTTCGAGCGGGTCGTGTCGCGGCGCGCGGTTGGCGGGCGGCTCCGTTGTCTTTCCCGTCGATGCTGGCGCGCACGAGCTGCGGGTGACCGTCGTCTCGACGGAGGCCGAGGTCGCAAAGGCAAGCTCGTCTCGCCGTCAGGCAACGAGTACGTGCCACTGCTGGTGAACGCCGCCGAATCCACGGCGACCTACCGTGTCCCAGATCCGGAAGCAGGGTCGGATGGCCTTCACTCGACCGGGGGAGAGACGTCGGAGCCGAACGTGCTGGTCGAAGCCAGCCTCGACTCCGAGGCGCAGATGTTCGCGACCGTGGACGTGGCAGACGTCTTGCCTCTTGGTGACGCGGGCGGCGCGGGTGAGCTCACCGCATGGGTGGGCTTGGACGTGGCGCTGCGCGCCGTGGTCATCGACCAAGCGCCCCTCACTCGCTGTGTCGTCGACGCGACGGTGACGCTCCCGACGAGGTGACGCGTGTCGCGCTGCGTCTCCACGACGACGGCAAGCACGAAGATGGCCGTGTCGGAGATGGCATCTTCGGAGTGCCGTTCCACCAGACCAGCCTCCCGGGCATGTACGCGGTTCGGCTCTTCGCCACCTGCGCAGTGGAGCCGGGCGACGCTCGAGTCGTTCGAGAGCGGCAGCAGGCGTTCGTGCTGGCGCGGCTGCCGGATCTCGACGCCGACGGCCTCCCGGATCGCTGGCAGCTCCGCTACGGGCCAGCGGTGGAAGCGGACTCGGACGTGGACCGGGATGGCCTGACAGCGGCCGGCGAGTTCCAGGCCGCAACGAACCCGCCCCTCAGCGACACTGACGGCGGCGGTGAAGCGGATGGGTCCGAGGTCGCAGCGGGCAGGATCCGCGCGATCCGTCCGACGACGCGATTGACTCGCCGGTCGTTGACCCACGAGCAGGGAACGGGTGGTGTTCCTTCCCGCGGGCATGGGCGCGGCGGAGACCGCCCTGACCGTCGAGCGTGCCGGGGACGAGCGTGGCCCCTTCGTTCCGGTCCTTGGCGCTCGAGATGGAGAGTCGCCGTTCGTGGTGGTCCCCGCGCCGAACGGTCAGCGCGTCTGCTATCGCATGCGCGCCGAGCGTGGACCCGTGATCAGCGGCTGGTCGGACGTCGAGTGCGCGACGCCCAACGTCGATCCGGTCCCGCCGGTCGTGCGCGTCACGAGCGGCCGGGTAGTGTCTCGAACCCGCGACGTGAGCCTGGAGCTCGAGCTCGAGGATCCCAGCTCGGCTACCCACGTCCACCTGACCGTCGAGCTCGGAACCGTGGTCTCCGGCGTGGTCGAGCTGCGCTACTCGTTCGCCGGCACGCCCATCGACAGCGTGGCGTGGCAACCGGCGGTAGCCCACTTGGACCTCCGCCTACCAGACGTCCCGGCAGGAGAGATCCACGTGCAAGCGCGCGACCTCGCCGGAAACGTCAGCAAGGTAGTGAGGATCGGGTTCCGCCGCTTGCTCGACAGCCGCGTCGATCGGGCGATCGCCGACGAGGAACGCGCCGAAGACCAGCTCGATGCCGGCGATCTTGCTGCAGCCAAGGCAGAGATCGTGGCCTCGCTGCTGAAGCTCGACGAAGCCGTGTTGGCCTCCCTCGCGCGGCTGTCCCAGTCGAAAGGCGCGAACCTGGACGAGGTGCACGTGCTCACGAGACTGGTGAAGGTGAAGACGCTGAAGCTGACCTGTGTCGCGCTGCTGAAGGCAAAGACCCTTCACCTCGCCAACCAGCGACTCCAGGAGGCGCTCGCCCTCGAGCTCGAGCTCGCCGAGTTTGCCGAGGAGCGGGGCTGCCGCTGTGAGACGTTGGGCGTGTCTCGGCACCGCAACCGCGCTCGCGTGCCTGAGCTGCGGCGAATCGGCCGACAGTAACGGCGATGGCGGAACTGGCGGCGCGCCGCCGAGTTGCTTCGATCTGGTGTTGACACCGGCGGTGCTGGTGAGCCTGGCCGTTGGCACTGGGTTTCGGACGCGCTCCCTGCCGCGCTCTTCTCCAGCCCCGGCGGCCTGAGCGTCGCATGGGTCGCGTATCGCTTCCAGCCGGAAGGGAAGACAGGCAAGTATACCTCGGAAGCGACGGAGCAACTCGTACTTCACGACCGTCGCTCCTGACGGTGCCGTATCGCATGAGACCTACGCGCTGCTGCCTGACAGCGCCCTGTTCCCCGAGGGCGAGATCAGCTCGGTCGCCGCGAGTCCCGACGGAACACTCGCGGTGGGATACGGGTTCCGAGAGGCAGGGATCTGGCGTCAAGAGGTAGCCTTGCTTCGAGCTGGTGAGGGCGAGCCCTTCGCGCGCGTGAAACTCCCGACCGCAAGCGCGGCAGACGACGTGGGCTTCCAAACGCACGCCGCCTGGGATGGCGAAGCGTTCGCGATGCACGCCTACGGCATCCCGCCGCAGTTCAGCCTGTTCGTGGCGAGGGTCAGCGCCGAAGGAGAGTTGCTGCTCCCGTTCACGCGCTACGGGGAGACCGTCAACGTCGGCTACGGCCCGCTGGGGCACAAGACGGCTACCAGCGCGGAGAGCGGGCGGAGCTATGTCCTCGATGGTGGGTACTCGGTCTTGCTGAGTGGGCACCTCCGCGATGGTGACCGGCTGCCCGGAACCGAGGGCGGCGCGAAGGTGGTCGACATCGAAGACGTCTTCGTGGGTGGCACGACTCCCGTGGCGGTTGCGGCGGACCCGACGGGCGCGTGGCTTTCGGCCAAAGCGGGAGGTGCTGAGCTGGCCATCCCCGTTCAGCGCACGAACCTGGACGGCGCTCCGCAAGGTCCACCGCTCTTGCTCGACCCATTCGTTGGCGGCGGGATCGTGAGTATGGCGATGCTCCCGCTGTCAGATTCGTTGGTCTTGTTGCTGGGGTCGGGGACCAACATTCATCGACAAGATCTCGCGGGCGGCAAGCTGAGCAAGCCCGTGGCGCTTCTCGACGGGACCAAGTGGGGGGACATCGACATCCGCCAGATGTCCGCCGTCCAGTGGAACGGCGAGACCTGGCTCACTTATCACCAGGCATCGTACGCGATCCACGTCCGTCTGCTGAAGGCCACGCCAGGATGCGTGTACGTCGCCGAGCCGCCCGGCTTGCCCGACGGGACTTGACCGATTGCACGCCTTTCGCCGCGGGTGTTCGTCGATGCGACGCGCCCCAACTCGGAGCGACGCGAGGGAAGCGATGCGCCGGAAAAGACCGGCAGAGGTCCGGTCGAGACGTCCCACGCCGCTCGGGCGGTCGTTGCGGGCGCTGCCCGCGCTATGTCAGCGCGCCCTCACTTGCATGCTTCGTAGCAGCAGGCCCGGGGCTCGCTGGAGCGCTCGGTCTTGGTGCGCTTGGAGCTGAACGCGGCGTTCGGCGTGGCCTTGCGGCGCCCTTTCGCGGGCGTCTTCTTCAGGCCCATCGGGCACTCGGCGAACGGCGGCGGCGCCGCGTGGGAGATCGAGGTCGGGGCCTCGAAGCAGAACAACGGCTCCGCGTTCTGGCAGGGGACCGGGGGGGAGGCTGACGGGACCTTGGCGCACCAGGCGTAGCAGCACTGCCTCACGCTGGCTTCGAGCGAGGGATCGCGCTTGGCGCCTTTGGGCGGCGCCTCGAACGCCCCGGCCTCCCTGGCCTCCGGGCGCCGCGGCAGCTTGTCTGGGCAGCTCTTGGCGCCGAGCTCCGAGAGCGCGATGCACAGGGCCTCGCGCGTCAGATCGCGACCGTTGCACTTGACCGCCGGCGCTCCCGACTTCGCCTTGGCGGGTGCTTGGTCCAGGTCTTCGACGGACTCGTCCTTGCTCTTGGCCTTCGGCTTCGGCTGCTCCTCGGGTTCGGGCTCTCTTCGGGCCGCTTCCTTCGGCTCCCACTCGAGCCACTCGCCCTCCGGTGGTGGGTTGACCCGGCGCTCCGAGGTGCAGGCGAGCGCCACGAGCAAGAGCCCCGAGCTCCATCGACTGGCGCTGCTCTGCCTCACACCTCGGGCCACGTCTCGGACTCTCTCGCGACAATCGCAGCAAATCAACCGGGTGCTGATCTTCCCACGTCATCCGGCGCTCGCGATCCCCGGCAAGGGCGCGACCGCCCGCGGGCGCCGAGGTTCTTCCTGACTGGGTCCAGCGCGCGGAAGCTCCGACGGGAGCAAGCCAACCTCCTGCCGGGCCGGGTCAACACCTACAGTTTGGGACCGCTCACGCTGAGCGAGATCGGGGATGATCTCGACGAGTAGCGCTTGCTCTCCACAAGGGCGCTGCCGGACATCTACGCGACGCGCGACGAGCTCGAGCGGAAGAAGACCTTGCGCTCCTACGTCTCGAGTTACTCGAGGGAAGAGGTGCAAGCCGAAGCGCTGACGCGCAACGTGGAAGGCTTCGCGCGCTTTCTGCGAGTTGCCGCGGTCGACTCGGGGCACTTCTTGGACCCAAATCGCCGGCCGCCGTTCCGCGCTCGACGGTCCAGCGTTTCTTCGTCACAGGCCCTGTCCTGGTAGAAACGGACCTCGAACTGCGCGTTTCCCGTGCCTTGCACGAGGGAAGCTTGAAGATCGACTTCGTCCCCGGCGGCCGCCTTCTCGTTCACGACGAAGAAGTCCTCCTCCGTGGTACAGAGCTGACCCTCGATCGGGCGGTGGGAGTTCGAGTCCGCCGCGATGAGATTCGCCGCCGCGCTGTTGCCCAGGAGATTCAGCTTCGTCGGGTCGTTGGGCTCACCTGGCCGGTGGAGTGGACTGTCCGTGCAAGTTGCCGCCCCAGCACGCCACGCTGCCGTCCGCGCGGACTGCGCAGGCGTGATCCAGGCCGATGTCCATCTGCACGAAGCGACCGGAGGGCGGCTGGCGAAGCTGCGGGTAGCGCCCCGTACACTCGAGGGTCCCGTCGCGGTGGATGACACAAGTGGAAGTATCCCCGCAGTGGACCTCTTGGGCGATCTGATTGTGGAGGTGGCCGAAGGTGTCCGGCGCACCCCAGCAGGCCACGACGTCGTCCACGTTGCGCGCGCACGAGTGCTGCGTCCCGCTCGCAACGGAGACGAAAGCGCCGGGGGGCGGCGTCGCTTGCCCGTCGCCGTTCAGCCCCCAGCAGGCCAGCGTGCCGTCTCGCCGGATGGCACAAGCATGTGTCCCCGAGAGCGCGACCTCGCGGAACTTGCCCTGCGGCGGATCCGTCATCCCGTAGCTCGGCTCGCCCCAGCAGGCGAGCGCGCCGTCGAGTCGAACGGCGCAGGCGTTCCCGCCCCACACGGAGACGCGCGAATACCGTCCCGCCGGGAACGCGCCGACCCCCATCAGCTCTTCCTTGGGCCAGCAGGTGAGCGTCCCGTCGCGCTCGAGCCCGCAGGCCGAGGTCGACACGTCCACGTCGGCAAACACCTTGTCCGGAATGATGTCGCTGATCGGCATGATGTTGCCCCAGCAGCTCAGGTGCCCGGCTGCGTCCAGCAAGCACGATTTTCCGGCGCCCGCTGACACCCGCGGGTAGCCCGAGTACGGGGGCCCGGAGTCCACACGCCCGTCGTCGATGGGGCTGCGGCTGCACGCGACTCCGGCCGCTGCCAGCAGGCACACGAGAATGGTCCTGGATGCCATCATTCGACTCCTTTGTTCCCCGGAGCGCGGGACTTGTACTTGACTGTCAGCTTGTATTTCGACTTGCAGGTGCCGCCGGGCTTCATGCGGATCCCCACGAACAGGCGCCGGTACTTGGGGTCGGGGCACGGGGCCGTGCAGCCGCCTCCACCGGGAATGGAGAAGGTAAAGGTGTCGGATTGCAGGGCCTGTTCTGGAGGCGTGTTCAGCGGTGGGTAGACCTGCCGGCTCGGTGCGCAGGTCTGGATCTGCCCTTCTTCGAAGTCACAGGCCTTGTCCTGGTAGAAACGGACCTCGAACTGCGCGTTTCCGCCCGTGAGTTCCGCCTGAAAATCGACTTCGTCCCCGGCAGCCGCCTTCTCGTTCACGACGAAGAAGTCCTCCTCGGTGGTACAGAGCCCTCCCTCGATCGGGCGGTGGAAGTTCGAGCCCGCCGCGATGAGATTCGCGGCCGCGCTGTTGCCCAGGAGATTCAGCTTCGTCGGGTCGTTGGGCTCCAGCTCGCTGCCCCGGCCGAAGCCGTACTCACCGAAGGCACGTCGCACCTTCTCGTCGATCTCCAGGCTGGTCGCGGGCCACTCGGTCTTCGCGAGCTGTTTGGCGTTGCCGGCCAGGATCTCGATGAAGTCATGGAAGGTCTTGGCGTGATTCTTCGAGTCGATCAGGGTGTAGAGCAAGAGCCTCCTCAGCCGCTCGAATCCCACCCGCTCCTTGTCCTTCTGCGGCACGCCCACTGGGTCGTACAGGGCGTCCTTCGGGCTCCCGCCGGCCGTCTCTGCGACGTTCGTCTTGGCCCAGGAGTGGCCACCCGTCACCAGCAGCCGGCAGACCGCCCCGACGAGCGTGCTCTTCTCCTCGTAGTCGTCATCGGTCGGCCGTAGGCCGGACCAGTGGGAGAAGCGGAACGGCTTGACCGGCCAGTCCGTGGGCGAGCTCTCCTTGGGGTTGAAGAGGTTCGGGTACCCAGGCTTCGTGAGATTCAACGCGTCCTTGTAACTGCCTGCCCAGAACGAGAACTCGGGGTGGCCCATGACCGGGTCGCTGTAGCCGAGGTGCGGCGGGTGGTTGACCGGATCGGCCTCCCACTCGTCCTTCATGTCGCGCAGCGCGGCTGCCGCGAAGCAGTCGGCGATGCCCTCGCCGATGGACTTCTCCTCGGTCTGGTTCGCTGCGTGAGGAAGAGTGTCGCGGTACACGGAATGACCGAACTCGTGGGCGAGCACCATCGGGTCGGCAGCGGTCTTGAAGTGCGGGCCACCGCTCATGACGAAGATGACGCCGTTCTCGTCTCCCATCGGCGTCTTCAGCTTGCTGAAGGCAGCCCCCACGGTTGCTCCGCCAGGGTCCTTGGTCGTGCGCC
It encodes the following:
- a CDS encoding VWA domain-containing protein; this translates as MGGLLPVSLTGGNVLMVTSLPAAFYPAVASDLDLQVSINGTKASAPGAIKIGLGSEAVVLALDRSGSMLGDRLEAAKVAAQVLVDSFAPASGFPTTSAGVVTYGNDATTLPIGPSGMEFVGVGNVAAIKSEIGKVSAFGATSIGDGLLEAQSLLALRYDPPATLTADRHLIVVLSDGKNPPPPIQLHTTSQPNHPRATATVRGRVSPGQEAARRSARPPAPRRFEHRLRTGRRPLGARSPGAAHRRYPGVRAESADVARARDPRCLRRDALGLRNQLLFRAGRVAARGWRAAPLSFPSMLARTSCG